In Altererythrobacter rubellus, the following are encoded in one genomic region:
- a CDS encoding thioredoxin domain-containing protein codes for MKAAKTAFLAGAMVLSTGFATNWAVTVTETPAGHLIGNPDAEIKLAEYVSYTCSHCAEFARSGDPVLKLVYVRSGKVSVEIRHMLRDPIDLTAAMLTHCGAPDKFAQNHSIFMLKQNEWFPIAVNSTPAQQQRWSVPDRAAAHRAIASDLDFYEIMETRGYQRSEVDRCLADSAKETKLIQASRADSERLGIRGTPSFTINDRLLDGVHRWQELQIALDERTKPAPADGQ; via the coding sequence ATGAAGGCTGCAAAGACAGCGTTTTTGGCTGGTGCGATGGTGCTGAGCACCGGGTTTGCTACCAATTGGGCCGTAACCGTCACTGAGACCCCTGCAGGGCATTTGATCGGTAACCCCGATGCGGAAATCAAGCTGGCAGAATATGTCAGCTATACTTGCAGCCATTGCGCCGAGTTTGCTCGCAGCGGCGACCCTGTGCTGAAACTCGTATATGTTCGCTCTGGCAAGGTATCGGTCGAGATCCGCCATATGCTGCGCGACCCGATTGATCTGACCGCGGCCATGCTGACCCATTGCGGCGCCCCTGATAAGTTTGCGCAGAACCACTCGATTTTCATGCTGAAGCAGAACGAGTGGTTCCCGATTGCCGTCAATTCCACGCCGGCCCAGCAACAGCGCTGGTCAGTACCCGATCGCGCCGCAGCCCACCGCGCCATCGCCAGCGACCTCGATTTCTACGAAATTATGGAAACACGCGGCTATCAGAGGTCAGAAGTTGATCGATGCCTGGCAGACAGCGCCAAGGAAACCAAATTGATTCAGGCCTCACGAGCCGACTCAGAACGCCTTGGCATTCGCGGAACGCCCAGTTTTACCATCAATGATCGACTACTGGACGGTGTCCATCGCTGGCAGGAACTTCAGATCGCGCTGGACGAACGCACCAAACCTGCGCCCGCAGACGGACAATAA
- a CDS encoding chromosome segregation SMC family protein, with product MEIHRLKLSGFKSFVEPAELRVEPGLTGVVGPNGCGKSNLLEAIRWVMGENSPKSMRSGGMDDVIFAGTETRPQRDFAEVILQGRDDDNEELEVTRRIERGAGSAYRVNGRDVRAKDVALTFADAATGAHSPALVSQGKIAQVISAKPTERRQMLEEAAGIAGLHVRRKDAESKLRSTEKNLERLEDLMAGLDSQMSSLRRQAKQAERYTKLSEQIKVAEARLLYARWRDAARMAEEAREAAKKADDRVVAAKQAADEAQKAQAAAAHTVAEARDELADRRDDASAHGHRMAALTSQLEAAEQRLADLDRQRTRLEEDRGDAGRITTDATEALKRLERDIAASKAALEEDEARRPEIARKAEEAERVSRAAELALAKATADHAGVEAEWRVAEAEIAQAKSRLSRLQEDQARIERQLEELTGNGDPIAAVEQARKDAERAAKALADLRSELETAQARKAELQEQRDEAGSATASAKAELAGIEREYNALVRDREARERQAKNRAGLPAALDNIAVKRGYERALAAVLGRDGKSPLGRPEDGSDGRFWTGGNAPSNVPDSMLTHITNCPAELKARLALVHFAESDDGRDLQPGEWLVTRGGHLRRWDGFIARGEGAAEAARLEAANRLEELEKQLPALRSAAETAEASERTIRDELTALQTSLVARERELSEAANEERQALRALDQAEAVRERHALRSKELSEAKAGLADDLSAATKELEAAEAKRADLPSPDAGRASLEAAQARNEAARSGVQGTAAEMAAHDQGLAVALERLAAQSSDKANWEARSGEAERRLAEVARRLEEIEEERNVVAAKPAGLIEEIEQGDVMREKLGKELAQAEDVVAETQAKLDAADRAFAEVNETLATQREARAGLAARAENEEARRGEMARISGERFQCPPPMLADRFEFEPEQIKDASAESDEMERLTASRERIGPVNLVAAEELKRIEEEHGASATEQAELAEAVNRLRGSIGNLNREGRERLRAAFEEVDGHFRKLFTRLFEGGQAHLALVDSDDPLEAGLEIYAQPPGKRLQSLSLLSGGEQALTATALIFALFLTNPAPICVLDEVDAPLDDANIERFCDLLDSMVRDTATRYLIVTHNAVTMSRMHRLFGVTMAEKGISRLVSVDLGEAELMAAE from the coding sequence ATGGAGATTCACCGGCTAAAGCTCAGTGGTTTCAAGAGCTTTGTAGAGCCGGCTGAATTGCGTGTGGAGCCGGGCCTAACCGGCGTTGTCGGCCCCAACGGTTGCGGAAAATCCAACCTGCTCGAAGCGATCCGCTGGGTCATGGGCGAAAACTCGCCCAAATCCATGCGCTCGGGCGGGATGGATGATGTTATCTTTGCAGGCACAGAGACACGGCCACAGCGCGACTTCGCCGAAGTCATTCTTCAAGGTCGCGACGATGACAATGAAGAACTGGAGGTCACCCGCCGGATCGAACGCGGGGCGGGCAGCGCCTATCGCGTAAACGGGCGGGACGTGCGTGCGAAAGACGTGGCGCTGACCTTTGCCGATGCCGCGACCGGCGCACACAGTCCCGCGCTCGTGAGCCAGGGCAAGATCGCACAAGTCATCTCTGCCAAGCCGACCGAACGCCGGCAAATGCTGGAAGAAGCAGCCGGCATTGCCGGACTTCACGTGCGCCGAAAGGACGCAGAGAGCAAGCTACGCTCGACGGAAAAGAACCTGGAGCGGCTTGAAGATTTGATGGCCGGGCTGGATTCGCAAATGTCGTCCTTGCGGCGACAGGCAAAGCAGGCAGAGCGCTACACCAAACTATCCGAACAGATCAAAGTGGCCGAGGCCCGCTTGCTCTATGCCCGCTGGCGCGATGCAGCGCGGATGGCTGAAGAAGCGCGTGAGGCTGCTAAAAAGGCTGATGATCGCGTGGTCGCCGCAAAGCAAGCTGCGGACGAGGCGCAAAAGGCCCAGGCCGCTGCAGCACACACCGTAGCTGAAGCGCGCGACGAGCTGGCGGACCGGCGCGATGATGCCAGCGCGCATGGACACCGCATGGCGGCGCTCACCAGCCAGCTGGAAGCAGCCGAACAACGGTTAGCGGACCTTGATCGGCAAAGGACCCGGTTGGAAGAAGACCGCGGCGACGCAGGCCGCATTACGACTGATGCGACCGAAGCGCTGAAACGGCTGGAGCGCGACATTGCTGCAAGCAAGGCTGCGCTGGAGGAAGACGAGGCACGCCGCCCGGAAATCGCGCGCAAGGCCGAAGAAGCCGAGCGCGTGTCACGCGCCGCAGAGCTGGCACTGGCCAAGGCGACCGCCGATCATGCGGGTGTCGAGGCTGAATGGCGTGTTGCCGAGGCCGAAATTGCGCAAGCCAAGTCTCGCCTTTCTCGGCTGCAGGAAGATCAAGCGCGCATCGAACGGCAGCTGGAAGAGCTGACCGGAAACGGTGATCCAATCGCCGCGGTTGAGCAAGCGCGCAAAGATGCCGAGCGTGCTGCGAAAGCACTGGCTGACTTGCGCAGCGAACTGGAAACCGCGCAGGCGCGCAAGGCGGAACTGCAGGAGCAGCGCGATGAAGCAGGATCAGCGACAGCCTCTGCCAAGGCTGAACTGGCCGGGATCGAGCGCGAATACAATGCGCTGGTGCGTGATCGCGAGGCGCGTGAACGCCAGGCGAAGAACCGTGCTGGCCTTCCCGCCGCGCTCGACAATATCGCCGTCAAAAGGGGCTATGAGCGGGCATTGGCTGCCGTTCTGGGCCGCGACGGTAAATCACCATTGGGCAGGCCGGAAGACGGCAGCGACGGACGTTTCTGGACCGGCGGCAACGCTCCGTCAAACGTGCCTGACAGCATGCTTACGCACATTACCAATTGCCCTGCCGAGCTGAAAGCACGGCTTGCGCTGGTCCATTTTGCCGAAAGCGATGACGGTCGCGATTTGCAGCCGGGCGAATGGCTGGTCACGCGCGGTGGGCATTTGCGCCGTTGGGACGGGTTTATCGCGCGCGGCGAAGGCGCAGCGGAGGCCGCACGCCTTGAAGCGGCGAACCGGCTGGAAGAGCTGGAGAAGCAATTGCCAGCGCTGCGCTCGGCAGCCGAAACCGCAGAAGCATCCGAGCGAACCATTCGCGATGAGTTGACCGCGCTACAGACCAGCCTGGTGGCACGTGAACGCGAATTGTCCGAAGCGGCAAATGAAGAACGGCAGGCCTTGCGCGCGCTCGACCAGGCCGAAGCAGTGCGCGAACGTCATGCGCTGCGCAGTAAAGAGCTAAGCGAAGCCAAGGCAGGTCTTGCGGACGATCTGAGTGCAGCCACCAAGGAGTTGGAGGCCGCAGAGGCGAAGCGGGCGGATCTGCCCTCTCCCGACGCAGGCCGTGCGTCTCTGGAAGCAGCCCAGGCACGCAATGAAGCGGCTCGGAGCGGAGTACAGGGCACAGCAGCGGAAATGGCCGCGCATGACCAAGGACTGGCGGTTGCACTAGAGCGCTTGGCCGCGCAATCCTCTGACAAGGCCAATTGGGAAGCGCGCTCAGGCGAAGCCGAACGCCGCTTGGCCGAAGTCGCACGGCGGCTCGAAGAGATTGAAGAAGAGCGCAACGTTGTCGCGGCCAAGCCAGCCGGCCTGATCGAAGAAATCGAGCAAGGCGATGTCATGCGCGAAAAGCTCGGCAAAGAGCTTGCACAGGCAGAAGACGTGGTCGCTGAAACACAAGCCAAGCTCGACGCCGCCGATCGCGCCTTTGCCGAAGTCAACGAAACGCTCGCAACCCAGCGCGAAGCCCGCGCTGGCCTCGCCGCACGCGCTGAAAACGAAGAAGCGCGGCGCGGCGAAATGGCACGTATTTCAGGCGAGCGATTCCAATGCCCACCCCCGATGCTGGCTGATCGGTTCGAATTTGAACCCGAACAGATCAAGGATGCCAGTGCGGAATCGGACGAGATGGAACGTCTGACCGCCAGCCGTGAGCGTATCGGACCGGTCAATCTCGTCGCGGCTGAAGAACTGAAGCGGATCGAGGAAGAGCATGGCGCCAGCGCGACTGAACAGGCCGAGCTTGCTGAAGCGGTAAACCGTCTGCGCGGTTCGATCGGTAATCTCAACCGCGAGGGACGCGAGCGTCTGCGCGCGGCGTTCGAAGAAGTCGATGGCCACTTCCGTAAGCTGTTTACGCGGCTGTTCGAAGGCGGACAGGCGCATCTCGCGCTGGTCGACAGCGATGATCCGCTGGAAGCTGGGCTGGAGATCTACGCACAACCGCCGGGCAAGCGATTACAGAGCCTCAGCCTGTTATCAGGCGGCGAACAGGCCCTGACCGCGACAGCGCTGATCTTTGCCTTGTTCCTGACCAATCCAGCGCCAATCTGCGTGTTGGACGAAGTCGATGCACCGCTTGATGATGCCAATATCGAGCGGTTCTGCGACTTGCTCGATTCCATGGTGCGCGACACTGCGACGCGATATTTGATTGTGACCCACAATGCCGTCACAATGAGCCGGATGCACCGCCTTTTCGGCGTGACGATGGCCGAGAAGGGCATCTCGCGACTGGTCAGCGTCGATCTGGGCGAAGCGGAGTTGATGGCCGCAGAATAA
- a CDS encoding thioredoxin domain-containing protein, translating to MKLSRRILSATLAGSLALSLAACGETEDADTAALDGEPIAAIEAPEGQSWTDVVTVTDADGYLIGNPDAPLKLIEYASHTCGGCAYFSENGAPPLKENYVSTGVVSLELRNLVRDPIDLTIASLVRCGQPENMEPLSSQAWNALNDIFANVNQNGAAFEAASSLPEDQRFVAIAEAAGLIDFFSARGLSADQARTCLADADAVQAIATRSQDQVNELGLTGTPTFILNGQKLNVNQWEALEPILQRAGAR from the coding sequence ATGAAACTCTCGCGCCGAATTCTCTCCGCCACCCTCGCTGGCAGCCTTGCTCTTTCGCTGGCAGCCTGTGGTGAAACCGAAGATGCAGATACCGCGGCTCTCGATGGTGAGCCAATTGCGGCGATTGAAGCGCCTGAGGGCCAAAGCTGGACCGATGTTGTTACGGTAACCGACGCTGACGGCTATCTGATCGGCAACCCCGATGCACCGCTGAAACTGATCGAATATGCCAGCCACACTTGCGGCGGTTGTGCCTATTTTTCTGAGAACGGCGCCCCTCCGCTCAAAGAGAATTATGTTTCGACAGGTGTCGTGAGCTTGGAGTTGCGCAATTTGGTGCGTGATCCGATCGACCTCACAATTGCCTCGCTGGTTCGTTGTGGCCAGCCGGAGAATATGGAACCACTATCTTCACAAGCATGGAACGCGCTCAACGATATCTTCGCCAATGTGAACCAAAACGGTGCTGCATTTGAGGCCGCTTCGAGCCTCCCGGAAGACCAACGTTTTGTGGCAATCGCAGAGGCTGCTGGTTTGATCGACTTCTTCAGCGCGCGCGGTTTGAGCGCTGATCAGGCGCGAACCTGTCTCGCCGATGCGGACGCCGTGCAAGCTATCGCGACCCGCTCTCAGGATCAGGTCAACGAGTTGGGGCTGACTGGTACGCCAACCTTCATCCTCAACGGACAAAAATTGAACGTAAACCAGTGGGAAGCCCTTGAGCCGATCCTACAACGCGCTGGCGCGCGATAA